In the genome of Magnolia sinica isolate HGM2019 chromosome 2, MsV1, whole genome shotgun sequence, one region contains:
- the LOC131233190 gene encoding uncharacterized protein LOC131233190 produces the protein MREETITLILVNLAGIMERADEALLPGVYKEVGAALHTDPTGLGSLTLFRSIVQSSCYPLAAYLSIYQNRAHVIALGAFLWAAATFLVGVSSTHFQVAVSRALNGIGLAIVTPAIQSLVADSTDDSNRGIAFGWLQLAGNFGSLIGGLFSVLLASTTFMGIPGWRISFHLVALVSIIVGILVRLFANDPRFSDGSSKSTDPIARKSFWLELKDLAREAKSVIKIPSFQIIIAQGVTGSFAGSGFSFAPMWLELIGFSHKETAFLMSMFVIAFSLGGLFGGKMGDILSKRYPNSGRIVLSQISSGSAIPLAALLLLVLPDDPSTRFMHGLVLFMMGLWISWNAPATNNPIFAEIVPGKSRTIIYALDQSFESILASFAPPFVGLLAQRVYGYKPVPKGLSEGVEGEVDRENAVSLAKAIYTAIGVPMALCCFIYSFLYCTYPRDRERARMDSLIESEMQQIESDNPPVEGEYAQVQFSESDELYVKERSVIEMEYGDDSVHDNDEETLLSCQLTFSNIAD, from the exons ATGAGAGAAGAAACAATTACCTTGATATTGGTGAATTTGGCGGGAATCATGGAGAGAGCTGACGAGGCCCTCCTTCCTGGCGTCTACAAAGAGGTGGGGGCCGCTCTACACACCGATCCAACAGGCCTCGGCTCTCTCACCCTCTTCCGATCCATCGTCCAATCGTCTTGCTATCCCCTCGCCGCCTACCTCTCTATCTACCAGAACCGTGCCCACGTCATTGCCCTCGGCGCCTTCTTATGGGCCGCTGCGACATTCCTCGTCGGCGTCTCCTCCACTCACTTCCag GTAGCGGTATCAAGAGCCCTGAATGGAATTGGGCTTGCCATAGTCACACCTGCCATTCAATCCCTTGTTGCAGACTCAACCGATGACAGCAACCGTGGTATTGCATTCGGATGGCTACAGCTAGCAGGCAACTTCGGTTCTCTCATCGGTGGCCTCTTTTCTGTTCTATTAGCTTCAACAACATTCATGGGGATTCCTGGATGGAGAATTTCTTTCCATCTAGTTGCATTGGTGAGTATTATAGTTGGGATTTTGGTCCGCCTCTTCGCCAATGACCCACGCTTTTCCGATGGCTCCAGTAAAAGTACTGATCCCATTGCTAGAAAATCCTTCTGGTTGGAATTGAAGGACCTGGCACGAGAAGCGAAGTCTGTTATCAAAATCCCATCTTTCCAGATCATCATAGCACAGGGTGTAACTGGGTCATTCGCGGGGTCAGGTTTTTCATTTGCACCAATGTGGTTAGAGCTCATTGGCTTCTCTCACAAAGAAACGGCATTCTTGATGAGCATGTTTGTCATTGCTTTTTCACTTGGAGGATTGTTTGGAGGTAAGATGGGAGATATACTTTCCAAGCGTTACCCGAACTCTGGTAGGATAGTTCTGTCACAGATAAGCTCAGGTTCGGCAATCCCACTGGCAGCACTGCTGTTGCTAGTGTTACCAGATGATCCCTCTACAAGATTTATGCATGGTTTAGTCTTGTTCATGATGGGATTGTGGATATCATGGAACGCTCCTGCTACAAACAA TCCAATATTCGCAGAGATAGTCCCCGGGAAATCAAGGACAATCATCTATGCGCTGGATCAATCTTTTGAGTCCATACTGGCATCATTTGCTCCCCCTTTTGTCGGCCTTCTGGCTCAGCGTGTTTATGGTTATAAACCAGTTCCTAAGGGATTGAGTGAGGGCGTTGAAGGTGAGGTTGATAGAGAGAATGCTGTGTCATTGGCCAAGGCTATCTACACCGCGATAGGAGTTCCAATGGCACTATGTTGTTTCATCTACTCCTTCCTCTACTGCACCTACCCAAGAGACAGAGAGCGAGCCCGGATGGACTCATTAATAGAATCAGAGATGCAGCAGATTGAGTCGGACAATCCTCCTGTAGAGGGAGAGTATGCTCAAGTGCAGTTCTCTGAATCAGATGAATTATATGTAAAGGAGAGAAGTGTGATTGAAATGGAATATGGAGATGACAGTGTTCACGACAATGATGAGGAGACATTACTTTCTTGCCAGCTGACATTTTCAAATATAGCAGATTAG
- the LOC131233199 gene encoding uncharacterized protein LOC131233199, giving the protein MKEETITLILVNLAGIMERADEALLPGVYKEVGAALHTDPTGLGSLTLFRSIVQSSCYPLAAYLSIHQNRAHVIALGAFLWAAATFLVGVSSTYFQIALSRSLNGIGLAIVTPAIQSLVADSTDDGNRGIAFGWLQLTANFGSIIGGLFSVLLASTTFMGIPGWRISFHLVALVRIIVGILVRLFANDPRFSDGSSKSTDPIPRKSFWLEVKDLAQEAKSVIKIPSFQIIIAQGVSGSFPWSALSFAPMWLELIGFSHKETAFLMSLFVIAGSLGGLFGGKMGDILSKRYPNSGRIVLSQISSGSAIPLAALLLLVLPDDPSTGFMHGLVLFIMGLCISWNAPATNNPIFAEIVPEKSRTSIYALDRSFESILASFAPPVVGLLTQRVYGYKPVPKGSSEGVEVEIDRENAVSLAKALYTAIGLPMALCCFIYSFLYCTYPRDRERARMDSLIESEMQQVTSDNAPVGGVYAQVQLSESNELYVKERSVIEMEYGEDSVKNNEEDTLLS; this is encoded by the exons ATGAAAGAAGAAACGATTACGTTGATATTGGTGAATTTGGCGGGAATCATGGAGAGAGCTGACGAGGCCCTCCTTCCTGGCGTCTACAAAGAGGTGGGGGCCGCTCTACACACCGATCCAACGGGCCTCGGCTCTCTCACCCTCTTCCGATCCATCGTCCAATCGTCTTGCTACCCCCTCGCTGCCTACCTCTCCATCCACCAGAACCGTGCCCACGTCATTGCCCTCGGCGCCTTCTTATGGGCCGCTGCGACGTTCCTCGTCGGTGTCTCCTCCACTTACTTCCag ATAGCGTTATCAAGATCCCTGAATGGAATTGGGCTTGCCATAGTCACACCTGCTATTCAATCACTTGTTGCAGACTCAACCGATGACGGCAACCGTGGTATTGCATTTGGATGGCTACAGCTAACAGCAAACTTTGGTTCTATCATCGGTGGCCTCTTCTCTGTTCTATTAGCTTCAACAACATTCATGGGGATCCCTGGATGGAGAATTTCTTTCCATCTAGTTGCATTGGTCAGAATTATAGTTGGGATTTTGGTCCGCCTCTTTGCCAATGACCCACGCTTTTCCGATGGCTCTAGTAAAAGTACTGATCCCATTCCAAGAAAATCCTTCTGGTTGGAAGTGAAGGACCTGGCACAAGAAGCGAAGTCTGTTATCAAAATCCCATCTTTCCAGATCATCATAGCGCAGGGTGTATCTGGGTCATTCCCGTGGTCAGCTTTGTCATTTGCACCAATGTGGTTAGAGCTCATTGGCTTCTCTCACAAAGAAACGGCATTCCTGATGAGCTTATTTGTCATTGCCGGTTCACTTGGAGGATTGTTTGGAGGTAAGATGGGAGATATCCTTTCCAAGCGTTACCCGAACTCTGGCAGGATAGTTCTGTCACAAATAAGCTCAGGTTCAGCTATCCCATTGGCAGCACTACTGTTGCTAGTGTTACCAGATGATCCCTCGACAGGATTTATGCATGGTTTAGTCTTGTTCATCATGGGATTGTGCATATCATGGAACGCTCCTGCTACAAACAA TCCAATATTCGCAGAGATAGTCCCTGAGAAATCAAGGACAAGCATCTATGCACTGGATCGATCTTTTGAGTCCATACTGGCGTCGTTTGCTCCCCCTGTCGTTGGCCTTCTGACTCAGCGTGTTTATGGTTATAAACCAGTTCCTAAGGGATCAAGTGAGGGTGTTGAAGTTGAGATTGATAGAGAGAATGCTGTGTCATTGGCCAAGGCTCTCTACACTGCGATAGGACTTCCAATGGCACTATGTTGTTTCATCTACTCCTTCCTCTACTGCACCTACCCAAGAGATAGGGAGCGAGCCCGGATGGACTCATTAATAGAATCAGAGATGCAGCAGGTCACATCGGACAATGCTCCTGTAGGGGGAGTGTATGCTCAAGTGCAGTTATCTGAATCAAATGAATTATACGTAAAGGAGAGAAGTGTGATTGAAATGGAATATGGAGAAGACAGTGTTAAGAACAATGAGGAGGATACATTACTTTCTTGA